ATACaaacttctttttattttcatacgtaaaaaaaatgcaatatatTAAAGGCCTAAAGTGtacaaattcaatttaaaaagtaattaaataaacaattaataaataataataaataattatttgaaataCATACACATtgacacattttgtttattttataaatccgTATAAAATaagtaatacattttcaaaattagtattttgatttatttagactattggttattttaattttttattaaaataattttaattcatataaaaaatttattttatgtatctaaagaattaattcagtattattaaatatataattatttcattgttttctaTGCTACAGTAGTTCCTATAGCGATTTAAATTTCactatgtatttatttacttatttgtttAATCACATTGAATGTGGCATTTCTTTCCGTTTATAAGCATCTCTAAAACTGGTGATTCTCCTTTCTTACCACTGGAGGGCGTCAGTAAGCTCTAGCTTTCAGCCTAGTTTTAGAGCAAAAATTATTCAGAGGCACAAGAAATGACCGATTTATGACTGATTTGTGTTCATtgacacattttgtcacagaaaCATAGATGTAAAAGCATCATATAGTAGGGTGGATGTTAGAGcaagttcatcaaaccaaagatttaccttgattcttttgttaaattcaaTTTGTGATTCTCTTTCTGCTTGCTTGCACTTTGGTACTGGCACTGTTAGTCATAGTTGTGGCTATAGAAGTTGTCCCTAACCCAAACTCCTGCTTTTAGATCTTCTTCTATGAGGACAATAACTTCCAGGGTCATTCCTTTGAATGCAGCAGCGACTGTTCTGAGCTCAGCTCCCACTTCAGCCGCTGCAACTCCATCCGAGTGGAGGGTGGCACCTGGGTTATCTATGAGAGACCACAATATATGGGCTACCAGTACATCCTGTTCAAAGGGGAGTACCCCATGTTCCAAAACTGGAATGGCTTCAATGACACCATCCGTTCCTGTCGCCTTATCAGATACGTAAGTCCTGGCAGATGTTTTTGGAAAAaggtttggtttcttttgagGTGATTTTATCCGTATTGATACTATAGATGGTGGAGATGGTggataacaaaataaaagtcccATATTCATGGTcatgaagtttctttttaatcGATTTCTTGATTGCTTATCATCCAAGCCATCCAGCAGGCACAGGATCCGCATCTACGAACGTCCGGACTTCAGTGGCCAGATGATGGAGCTCAACGAAGAGCTGTCTGATATGCAGGACCGTTGGCGCCACAACGAGGTCCACTCAGCCCACGTCCAGGATGGGATCTGGATCTTCTATGAGCATCCAAACTACAGGGGACAGCAATACCTGCTGGAAAAAGGTGAATACAGGCGTCACTCTGAGTGGGGGGCTCTCCGTCCGACTGTAGGCTCCATTCGGCGTGTTGTGGACTTGTAGTCACAAATATGGCCTCTCCTTTAGCTGTACTAATTCCCTTTTCCTATCTTTTAGTTCTCACTTTTCCTGACTAAACCTTCATGCTAATAAAGTATAGACAAACTGCAATGGAATCagtgtgtttattatttatcatttaaaagtaaaatacaaaaattaacATGGTAACATGCTGTTTATAGGAAAAAGATGAGGAGAAGACAGATATTTATCCTAGTGGTGGCATCtgatcatttttttctgtttttaattagtgtaacttttcaaactcagatataaaataatttttaaatatacttGAAATTTGCAgttagttgattttttttttctttgttgtaacaatGCTTTTAGGCATGAAATCTTCTACCACTGGAAGGCTTGTTGATTTCCACTTAAATGGagacaaatgtatttttgtcatATCTGTCagtcataaaaaaatgaatatttttaaagatacAAGAGCGCCACCTGTGTGGAGTTAGACATTATTCTGATGGAGTGACCTGAAGAGATACAAGATAAAGAAAGGTCAAATCTGGCATGTTTGTGTGCAATACAGCAGATATGGGCAAGTTTGGGTGTATGTCTAATTCCCTGTAGCTTTTTTAAGGTCAACACACATCTGATTTTgttgaatggcatgttctctaTTATACCATTTTGAAGAGTAGCTAAGAGAAATTGGCCTTATTGTTACGTCATAACTGCTCACAAAATTAATGGCAAAACTAAAATACCGCATCCTAGATctcaattaattaaatattctcattgaaaaaCTTCATTATTAACACAGTGGAATTGATTGAgaagaaaataacacaaaaatcatcaatgtaaATCAAAATTATTACACCATGGAAATCTGGATTTGGATTCAAACGCGATATGAAAGTGGAAAATAACGTGACGGGCTGATTCAGTGAATATTCCTCAAGACaaatcaaaatgaggctcagtattgcgTGTGGCCTCCATACACCTGTATGACCTCCTGataacacctgggcatgctcctgatgagacagcggatggtctcctAAGGAATCTCTTCTCAGACCCGGATTAGAGCATCAGTTAGCTCCTGAACAGTCTTTGGTGCGATGTggcgttggtggatggagcgagacatgttGTCCCAGATgggctcaattggattcaggtctggggaacaggcgatAAAATATTAATCTATCTATACgcctttttaattttatgagtTAATTACAGCCATTTTTCAACTAACTATGATAATTAACCTCATAGGTAGTAGACATGGTGAGCATTATCCTTGTATGGTAGCTTATCTGATGTACATTGCTATAGTAAGGTTAGTGTTATTTAGTTTGCACAGTTGATCCttaattttcatatttatgacaCTCTCTCAGTTGAAccaaaaaaatatcaaatccatatctttttaatttgcttaatttaaaaacaaaaacaaagaatgagTTAGATGACCAACAATGGGGAGAAGAAAGTAATACTTGCATCACAATCTGAAGATATGTTTGATAATCAGCTCAGAGACTACAGATTGCAATTTCCTGTAACAGGATATGTTATTTTATATCATGCTTGTTGATCTGCCAGAACGGAAGAATGAAACCGGCCCATGTGGCATTGTGCACAGCAGTAGATGTGTGACGGCCAAGTAAACAGGAGACGCTGCAAATCAGTAACAGAGCTGCTGAGCTCAGCTGTTGTTTGAACTGGGACTTTTATCGCACACAGATCCGTTTCTGGCATCTCGCGATGCTGATCAGGCATATTTTTGTGAAGAGCGCAAACAATCAGTGCAGTTCTTCAGAAACAAATGGGGGAAAAAGTCCACCTGGACAGGTCACTCAGACTAAAATCACAGACCGGGAGGTTCTTTGACAAGCAATGGGATTTTTAGCTGATAAAATAAGAACCTCCTGAGGACCTCCTCTATTCGTCATTAGACAATTGTCTTCCAAAAATGGTTTTGTAATCAAGTTTTAATGTTTCCGAGtgtataataatattaaaatccTGAATGGACTCATAACAGAgtctaaaaaacacaaaaatgggtTCTTTCTTGGCTTTAACAGTTTGTTCTCTTCTCTCAGTTCTTCTCTGATTAGTGGCAGGAACTGATGATTTTCTGGCATCACATAAGCCACAAAGGAACATTGGATTGTGCTGCATCATGGCAGCAGCTGACCTTTAATCTTCTTATGTGCATATCTGGATTAAAGTCTCCCTAACTGCAGTGGTTTTATTATCTCTATTGTGCAGAGCCATCAGTCATTGGGGTGGTGCTGAATGAGATTTTCCAAATAATCACGTGAAACATTTGGTGATTTTGCTGCAGCTTATGCAAATGAGGTGGAAACAGATCAAAGAATTGGGAGAAAGTGGTCTACAACTCATGTGACGTAAAAACCTTTCTGCAGTGCAGTAATACAAATGATAAAGTGTTCAGCAGGTAAAACTATCGATAAATACAACCTGTTGGTTCCTTTCTATGAATTACATGaaacaaattgtgaaaatgttGCAAAATGTTGTACAACCTTGTTTAGGCTTGTTGGTCCCCTGACAGATCCTCATCTGAAAATGAGATATATGTAAAGGCATGAAAGATAACAGGCGTGCACAAAGCA
This DNA window, taken from Girardinichthys multiradiatus isolate DD_20200921_A chromosome 24, DD_fGirMul_XY1, whole genome shotgun sequence, encodes the following:
- the LOC124861815 gene encoding gamma-crystallin M2-like, producing MEHTGKIFFYEDNNFQGHSFECSSDCSELSSHFSRCNSIRVEGGTWVIYERPQYMGYQYILFKGEYPMFQNWNGFNDTIRSCRLIRYPSSRHRIRIYERPDFSGQMMELNEELSDMQDRWRHNEVHSAHVQDGIWIFYEHPNYRGQQYLLEKGEYRRHSEWGALRPTVGSIRRVVDL